GAGGTTCCAATAGCCACGATGGTAAGGCCTATGAGCAAGTCGCTCATGCCAAGGCTGCGGGCGATTTCAACGGCGCCCCACACCAGCATCTTGGAACTGACCACCAAAAGCACCAGGCCAAGAAGCAACCAGAAGATGGACTTGCCCAGACTCTTTGAAGAACCGTTGTCGGTATCATCCGCGGCACTTGCAGAAGCGTCTGCATTCAAGGTCTTGGAGCCGCGCATCTCGCTTACGATGTTATAGCCCATGACAGCAAAGAACACAGCCAAAAAGGCAATGCCGTTCATGCGGGTCACGCTTCCGTCGGCCACAAGGATAATGGCCAGGGCCGTCACACCGATAAGGATCGGCAAGTCCTTCTTGAGAACGGAGCGCTTGACTACCAGCGGGGTTATCAGGGCGGTAACGCCCAGAATCAGAGCGATGTTCGCAATGTTGCTGCCATATGCGTTACCCAAGGCCAGCTCAGGATTCCCCTGCAAGGCAGAAAGGGCAGACACCACCATTTCGGGGGCGCTGGTACCAAAGCCAACCACCACCATACCGATCAGGAGCGTAGACATACCACAGAATTCAGCAACGCCAACGGCGCCATCCACAAACTTGTCGGCGCTCCAGACCAGAACGGCAATGCCAGCCACCAGGGCAAGGATAGGCAAGATCATAAAGCGATCGTTCCTTTTTTACGAGTTATTAGAACGGGTAGAGGGTAAGACCAATGCCGAAGGAGGAGCAGCTCAGGTCCAGGCTGGGGAATTCGCTGTAACCTTCGTACAGGTCAGACAGGCCCACATCGGCCTTCACGTCGATGGACAGGCGCTTATGAGCCATGACAGAGAATCCAAAGACCAGGCTCCAGTCCATGTTCGTGCGGTAATCTTCATCCATCAAGTCAGTCGTTTCCTTGATTTTCTCCTGACCGTTCTTGTAAGACACCTTCAGTTCATCCTTCACCGGAATAGAAATCTGGGCACCCAGATCGAAGTAAAGGTTGGAAGATGCACCCTTGAAGGTAAAGAGTACCGGAATGTTCACCTTCATCTGGTCGAAGTTGAAGCTTACCGGAACAGCCTTGTTGTTGTTGTCGTAGTAGTCGTAAGTTTCGCTAGACTTGCTGCGTTCAAAGATTACACCCAGCTTGATACCCATAGTGTAATCATTCAGGGGAATGATGGACATCAAACCTGCGCGCCAGGAAATGCCATAGTAGTCATCATCGTCCCACTTGTCACCGGTCAGGTAATAGGAACCGATAGAACCATGAGCACCGATCTTGAACTGCATGGGAACAAGACCCATCAGCTGATCCATAGAAACGGTATCCTTAGAAGAGGACCTGTGCTGAGCCACATAGACAGTGCGCACGGGGGTACCATCTTCGCGGGTGTAGACGGTTTCGTAGTAAACGGTACGGGGAGCATCATCTTCGCCACGGACAGCCTTGGGGGCGGGGGCCGCAACGGGTTCGGCTACCTGGGGAGCGGGAGCTGCAACGGGTTCAGCGGCAGGGGCAGCGACGGGTTCAGCAACTTCTGCTGCGGGGGCAGCATCTTCGCCACGGACGGCCTTGGGGGCAACAGCCACATCGGCAGGTTCAGCTTCCTGGGGAGCGGGGGCAGCGACCGGTTCAGCTACCTGGGGAGCCGGGGCTGCAACGGGTGCGGCTTCGGCGGGGGCAACAGCCGGTTCTACGGCAGGAGCGGCAACTTCAGCAGGGGCGGCCACTTCGGCAGCGGGAGCGGCTTCAGTTGCAGGAGCAGCAGTTTCCTGGGCAAAGGCTGCAGAAAGAGCCAGTGCAGACACAATTCCAACATACTTAAGATTCATATAAAACCTCCTGTTCTTACATGGAATATAATAGCATTTTTTAACTACATTAATGACATATGAAATTGAATATTGTTAAAACTCCGTCGGGCAAGGCCAATGTGTCCGCCCTTCTTTTTGTCAAGCAGTCCATCCAGTTCTCCAACGTCCTTTCCGAAACCGCCGAAAAGCAGGTAGAATCCGTTCTGGCCGGCATGCAGGAAGGCCCCTTCGAAGACCTGGAACTTCTGGAAATCGATGGCACCTCCACCATTTTCGTCAACGCCGCCAAGGAGCGTGGCATCTCTAATCTGGACCGCTTGCGCATGGCCGCCTATCGCCTGGCCAAGAAGGCCATGGCCCGCCAGATTCCCGTAGTAAGCATCATGCTTGCCGATGCCGCCCCCGAACAGTTCAAGGCCATCGCCCACGGCCTCCACTACGCCGATTACAAGTTTGACGCCTACAAGAGCAAGCAGAAAGAAAACTTCCAGGTCACCTTCGAAATCGTCGCCGGCGAACACGTTGCCGAATTCAAGGCCATCGCCGAAGACGTAGCCATCGAACAGAAGGCCATCGCCCTGACCAAGAACTTGATCAACACTTGCGCCAGCGACCTTTACCCCGCCGAGTTCGTCGAACGCGCCAAGACCATCGCC
This genomic stretch from Fibrobacter sp. UWH6 harbors:
- a CDS encoding calcium/sodium antiporter is translated as MILPILALVAGIAVLVWSADKFVDGAVGVAEFCGMSTLLIGMVVVGFGTSAPEMVVSALSALQGNPELALGNAYGSNIANIALILGVTALITPLVVKRSVLKKDLPILIGVTALAIILVADGSVTRMNGIAFLAVFFAVMGYNIVSEMRGSKTLNADASASAADDTDNGSSKSLGKSIFWLLLGLVLLVVSSKMLVWGAVEIARSLGMSDLLIGLTIVAIGTSLPELASSIAAARKGEDDLAVGNIIGSNLFNTLMVVGIAATLDPMEAVERDMVTRDLPLMAVLTLSLLVLGFRRKGDGRINRIAGGVLLAIYVGYLGLLIAQASGAI
- a CDS encoding porin family protein, whose protein sequence is MNLKYVGIVSALALSAAFAQETAAPATEAAPAAEVAAPAEVAAPAVEPAVAPAEAAPVAAPAPQVAEPVAAPAPQEAEPADVAVAPKAVRGEDAAPAAEVAEPVAAPAAEPVAAPAPQVAEPVAAPAPKAVRGEDDAPRTVYYETVYTREDGTPVRTVYVAQHRSSSKDTVSMDQLMGLVPMQFKIGAHGSIGSYYLTGDKWDDDDYYGISWRAGLMSIIPLNDYTMGIKLGVIFERSKSSETYDYYDNNNKAVPVSFNFDQMKVNIPVLFTFKGASSNLYFDLGAQISIPVKDELKVSYKNGQEKIKETTDLMDEDYRTNMDWSLVFGFSVMAHKRLSIDVKADVGLSDLYEGYSEFPSLDLSCSSFGIGLTLYPF